GAAAAGCCGTCCTCGCGAGAGACCGACTGAGAACCCGCTGGTGACCGGTTTTTCGACGTGGGCTATTCGCTGCGCGAATACAGGCACGGCCTTCGGCCGCAAGGCAGGCTTCGCTTCGTCGTTGACGAGAGAAGGCTCAAAATCTCCTCGGGTGAGCGAGGAGTTCGGCGACACGGCGGCCGGGAACATCGCGATTCCCGCGAGGTGGCTCGCGGCCGCGACCTCAGCGGTGGGTGAGGCCCGCTTCGTAGGCGATCAGCCCCGCCTGGACGCGGTTGGTGCAGTCGAGCTTCACCAGGGTCCGGGAGACGTAGCCCTTCACCGTGGCCTCCGACAGGTAGAGGCGTTCGCCGATCTGCGCGTTGGACAGGCCCTCGCCGATGCCGGTGAGCACTTCCCGTTCGCGTTCGGTGAGCTCGCGGATCGAGGCCAGCGCGCGCTGCCTGCCGGTCTGCTGCCCGGAGGACGCGGTGATCAGCCGCTTCGCCGCCTCCGGCGACAGCACGGTGTGCCCGTCCGCGGCGACCCGCACCAGCCCGATCAGATCTTCCGGCGGCGTCGACTTCACCAGGAACCCGGAAGCCCCGGCCCGCAACGCCCGCAGCACGTACTGGTCGGCGTCGAACGTCGTCAGCGCGACCACCGCGGGCGGGTTCGGCAGCTCGCTGATCCGCTCCGTCGCGGTCAGCCCGTCCACGCCCGGCATCCGCAGGTCCATCAGCACCACGTGCGGCCGGTGCCGGACCACGGCCTCCACGGCCGCGGCGCCGTCCTGGGCGTCGTCGACGACCTCGATGTCCGGCGCCGAACCGAGGATGGTGCGCAGGTGCGCGCACACCATCGGCTCGTCGTCGACCAGCACGACGCGGATCGGTTCGCTCACCCCAGAGTCCCCGTTCGGCAAGGCACTAGCCGGAAACGGCTTCGGCCGTGGGCACGTACCCCGGAAGTATGGCACTCACCTCGAACCCGCCATCGCCGGTCGGACCGGAGTGGAAGGTGCCGCCGACGAGTTCCACCCGCTGCCGCAGCCCGAGCAGGCCCGCGCCCGCGCCGTGCCCCGCTAGTTCCCCGGTCGATTCCGGTCGCGTGTTGCGCACCGCCAGCCGCACCCGGTCCGGGCCGTACTCCACGTGCACCTCGACGGAGGTGCCGGGAGCGTGCTTGTGCACGTTCGTCAACGCTTCCTGCACGACGCGGTAAGCGGCGCGGCCCACCGACGGGGAGACCTGGGTGGTGCTGCCGAGCTCGGTGAGCCGGACCGGGACGCCCACCGCCTCCGTCTCGGCGACCAGCCCGGCCAGGTCCGGAGCCGGGGCGCTCGAAGTCCGATCGACCCGCTCGTCCCCGGAGCGCAGCACGCCGAGGAAGTCGCGCAGCTCGTCCAGCGCCTGGCAGCCGCCGGTGCGAAGCTCCTCGGCGGCGGTCCGGGTCGCGGCGTCCCGGGCGGTCACGCCCAGCGCGCCCGCCTGCAGCACCATCAGGCTCACCCGGTGGGTCACCACGTCGTGCATCTCGGTGGCCATCTTCGCCCGCTCGTCCGCGCGGGCCTGCTCGGTCAGCAGGTGCTGTTCTCGTTCCGCGCGGTCGGCCCGGTCGCGCAGCGCGGCGACGAGCCGCCGCCGCGCACCGATCCACAACCCGAGCACCGCGGGGAACACGGTGATCCAGAAAGCGTTGCTGAGCGTTTCGCCGTCCGGGTGCGTCCACGGCCGCAGCGCGGTGAACACGATGACGGCGACCAGTATCCAGCCGAGGACCCGCCACCGGTGGCGGGTTTCGTACGCGGCGAACGCGTAGACGGCGAACATCAGGTCCGCGGGCATCCACGGGTCGGTCCGCATGTTCATCACCAGGAACGCACCGATGCCCGCCGACAACGTGATCACGTGGACGAGCATCGACGCCGTTCCGACGGCCAGCAGCACCACCGAGAAGCGACGGCGCACCAGCAGGCTCACCGTGAACAGGTTCACCAGCACGACCGCGACCCACCGGCCGCCCATCCAGCCGTAGTCCTGCGGCGGCAGGTCCGACCGGTACAGCGAAGCGAGGATCGGGCCGAGCGGCAGCAGGACGGCGACCAGCACCACGTCGAACACCGCGGCCCGCGGCGTGTCCCACAGGTGTCGCCATAGCGGGCGTTGCACAACGCACACGGTAGCCGCGTCACGGGCCCGTTCGGCCCGCATCCGCACCGGTCGGCGGCGATGAACCTACGAAAGTCGCACGTCGGCACGACTTCGGTGCGGCCGGAACCAGACCGAACGCCGTCGCGGTGATCCCCGCCGCTGCCGTGGAATGGACATCGTCCACGGCAGTCCTGGGGGAGAACATGCACACAGCGGTGCCCACCACCACGAGCCCACCGTCCAGAACCGAATCCCCGCCGGTGTTCGCGAGCAGGCCGCTCCTGCTCATCGCCGCGGTGTTCACGGCGGCTCACCTGAGCGTCAGCGCGTTCGGCGGGTACTGGATCGACGAGGTCTACATGCTGGCCATCGGCCGGTACCACCCGGACTGGGGGTACGTGGACCAGCCGCCGCTGGCGCCGCTGCTGGCCGGCGCGATGGAGTGGCTCGCGCCGAACTCCATGCTGCTGCTGCGGTTGCCCGCGACGCTGATCTCGGCGAGCGGGATCTTCCTCGCCGGGCTGCTGGCGAAGGAGCTCGGCGGCGACCGGCGCAGCCAGGTGATCACGGGGCTGGCGTTCGCGACCGGGTTGTGGACGTCGCTGATCGCGCACTGGATCACGCCGTACACCCTGGAAGTGCCGCTGTGGATGCTGCTGTGCCAGCTGCTGGTGCGCTGGTGCAGGCAGCACGCGGAGGGTCGCGCCGACGACCGGTTGCTGCTCGCGCTCGGCGTCGTCATCGGTGTGGCGATGCAGACGAAGGTCCACGTCGCCGTGCTGTGCGCGGCGTTGCTGGGATGCCTGCTGGTGTTCGGTCCGCGTGATCTGCTGCGACGCCCGATGTTCTGGGGGTGCGCCGGGATCGCGCTGGTCATCGCGGCACCGACGTTGACCTGGCAGGCGTTGCACGGGTGGCCGCAGCTCGCGATGCGAGAGGTGGTCGTGTCGGAGACGCCGACGCTCAGCGGTGGCCGTTCGGGGGAGGCCGTCCAGATGATCCTCTTCGCGGGCGTGCTCGGCACCGTCCTGTGCCTGTACGGCACGGCGCGGCTGCTGTCCGCAGCCGAGTTCCGCCCGTACCGGTTCATCGGGGCTGC
This window of the Saccharopolyspora gloriosae genome carries:
- a CDS encoding ArnT family glycosyltransferase, translating into MHTAVPTTTSPPSRTESPPVFASRPLLLIAAVFTAAHLSVSAFGGYWIDEVYMLAIGRYHPDWGYVDQPPLAPLLAGAMEWLAPNSMLLLRLPATLISASGIFLAGLLAKELGGDRRSQVITGLAFATGLWTSLIAHWITPYTLEVPLWMLLCQLLVRWCRQHAEGRADDRLLLALGVVIGVAMQTKVHVAVLCAALLGCLLVFGPRDLLRRPMFWGCAGIALVIAAPTLTWQALHGWPQLAMREVVVSETPTLSGGRSGEAVQMILFAGVLGTVLCLYGTARLLSAAEFRPYRFIGAAALVQYAFYIATSGRPYYVIGMYGVLMAAGAVAFQRRREARVASERRGLSWVVWPATALSVLAAGGVVAMSTLLTSAFGVPADRTLAQDVSAAYRRLPADVREHTAVVGESYILAAMLDARSDEYGLPLAHSPHRGYGYFGPPDPSAENVLIVGNDPAKWRPYFAEMRQVGHGGIPVWLLTDRQEPWPRLWEQVREL
- a CDS encoding sensor histidine kinase produces the protein MQRPLWRHLWDTPRAAVFDVVLVAVLLPLGPILASLYRSDLPPQDYGWMGGRWVAVVLVNLFTVSLLVRRRFSVVLLAVGTASMLVHVITLSAGIGAFLVMNMRTDPWMPADLMFAVYAFAAYETRHRWRVLGWILVAVIVFTALRPWTHPDGETLSNAFWITVFPAVLGLWIGARRRLVAALRDRADRAEREQHLLTEQARADERAKMATEMHDVVTHRVSLMVLQAGALGVTARDAATRTAAEELRTGGCQALDELRDFLGVLRSGDERVDRTSSAPAPDLAGLVAETEAVGVPVRLTELGSTTQVSPSVGRAAYRVVQEALTNVHKHAPGTSVEVHVEYGPDRVRLAVRNTRPESTGELAGHGAGAGLLGLRQRVELVGGTFHSGPTGDGGFEVSAILPGYVPTAEAVSG
- a CDS encoding response regulator, coding for MSEPIRVVLVDDEPMVCAHLRTILGSAPDIEVVDDAQDGAAAVEAVVRHRPHVVLMDLRMPGVDGLTATERISELPNPPAVVALTTFDADQYVLRALRAGASGFLVKSTPPEDLIGLVRVAADGHTVLSPEAAKRLITASSGQQTGRQRALASIRELTEREREVLTGIGEGLSNAQIGERLYLSEATVKGYVSRTLVKLDCTNRVQAGLIAYEAGLTHR